The following proteins are co-located in the Myroides profundi genome:
- a CDS encoding tRNA-binding protein: MENNNNTLTWDEFSKVEMRVGTIVEAEVFAEVRNPAYKLVVDFGEEIGKRKSSAQITKLYTPEELIGKQVVAVVNFPPKQIATLMSECLVMGAVEGKEVTLMTVDKPTKNGLRIG, encoded by the coding sequence ATGGAAAATAACAACAATACATTGACTTGGGATGAGTTTTCTAAAGTAGAAATGAGAGTAGGTACTATCGTTGAAGCGGAAGTATTCGCTGAAGTGAGAAACCCTGCTTATAAGTTAGTAGTGGACTTCGGAGAAGAGATCGGAAAGAGAAAATCTTCTGCTCAGATTACTAAACTATATACGCCAGAAGAGCTGATCGGTAAACAAGTAGTAGCTGTAGTAAACTTCCCTCCTAAACAGATAGCTACTCTAATGAGTGAATGCCTAGTAATGGGAGCTGTAGAAGGAAAAGAGGTTACGTTAATGACAGTGGATAAGCCTACTAAAAATGGCTTAAGAATAGGGTAA
- a CDS encoding DUF5074 domain-containing protein: protein MTKKILTRSLVFSLLALTFACSSDDNNQNEDGFRIIPPSAPTPLIQPSGFYIANEDWFGHDMGSVNFLDYGLNRKYRIYAEANPNKELGVTTTMGVAFGENYYIISKQGNKLVITDKDFKEVKTIKDIPGVQANSFVGISDHKAYIATTNGIVILNTNDKVVSGNVAGVTSMTGNMVYVDGKVYAVVQGKGLTIINTDTDTVIDTKAGGYTQVALDRNGIVWAGKGSEIERINPKDAQDTKAYNIAAAPIQGKWGAWNPGSMSPSMKEDAIYWIANDGAWNGGNKVAKFDTKIGELNSEFYELGQDDMGNNLEFYAAGLRVDPIKDDLVLLIKRPGWGNNGSYNWTRIVSNTGALKGQAFMEGGESNEANGHYWFPSVPFFQDNNAPEILVNQIVLKPNKEFRVALKDIVVDQDSPYNLIEKSVKNLENEFGYATIEGDELVIKTNEKTGKTSMNMKVSSNGKKLQKDVEIWVRN from the coding sequence ATGACTAAAAAAATTTTGACTCGCTCACTAGTTTTTTCGCTTCTGGCATTAACCTTTGCTTGTAGCTCTGACGATAATAATCAAAATGAAGATGGTTTTAGAATCATCCCTCCTTCTGCTCCTACTCCTCTGATACAACCTAGTGGTTTCTATATCGCTAATGAAGACTGGTTTGGGCATGATATGGGAAGTGTGAATTTCTTAGACTATGGTTTAAATAGAAAATATAGAATATATGCTGAAGCGAACCCTAATAAAGAATTGGGAGTAACTACTACTATGGGGGTAGCGTTCGGTGAGAATTATTACATTATCTCTAAACAAGGAAATAAATTAGTAATCACAGATAAGGACTTTAAGGAAGTAAAAACTATAAAAGATATACCTGGTGTTCAGGCGAACTCTTTCGTAGGAATTTCAGATCATAAAGCATACATCGCTACGACTAACGGAATCGTTATTCTAAATACCAATGACAAAGTGGTTAGTGGTAATGTAGCAGGTGTTACCTCAATGACAGGTAATATGGTCTATGTAGATGGTAAAGTATATGCGGTAGTACAAGGTAAAGGCTTAACAATCATCAATACGGATACAGATACTGTAATCGATACAAAGGCAGGTGGATATACACAAGTAGCCTTAGACAGAAATGGTATCGTATGGGCAGGTAAAGGCAGTGAAATAGAACGTATCAACCCTAAAGACGCACAAGACACTAAAGCTTATAATATTGCAGCTGCTCCAATCCAAGGTAAATGGGGTGCATGGAATCCAGGTTCTATGTCTCCAAGTATGAAAGAGGATGCTATCTATTGGATAGCAAATGACGGGGCTTGGAACGGTGGAAACAAGGTAGCTAAATTCGACACCAAAATAGGCGAGTTAAACAGTGAATTCTATGAACTAGGCCAGGATGATATGGGGAATAATCTAGAGTTCTATGCTGCTGGACTTAGAGTAGATCCTATCAAAGATGATTTAGTATTACTAATAAAAAGACCGGGATGGGGAAATAATGGAAGTTATAACTGGACTAGAATAGTATCTAATACGGGGGCTCTAAAAGGTCAAGCATTTATGGAAGGTGGTGAATCAAATGAAGCGAATGGACACTACTGGTTCCCTTCTGTACCTTTCTTCCAAGATAATAATGCTCCTGAAATCTTAGTGAACCAAATAGTATTAAAACCAAACAAAGAATTCAGAGTAGCGCTTAAAGATATCGTAGTAGATCAAGATAGCCCATATAACTTAATCGAAAAGTCTGTAAAAAACTTAGAAAATGAGTTTGGTTATGCTACTATAGAAGGTGATGAATTAGTTATCAAAACAAATGAAAAAACAGGAAAAACATCAATGAATATGAAGGTTAGTTCTAATGGAAAGAAACTTCAAAAAGATGTTGAAATCTGGGTAAGAAACTAA
- a CDS encoding DUF2891 domain-containing protein: MRKIGSLLFASVLLFSCTEKQQPSNNPINTEDQPALTLTVAEAKKIIELPLHCIELEYPNRLGQTLGSNDDLKNPKALRPIFYGCFDWHSSVHGFWSIVTLLQKFPELDGDGQIRTRLNNLITDENVAVELAFFHDPNNKNFERTYGWAWLFQLHGTLSQWQDADAQRWAKTIEPLAKIMKERYAEYLPKLLYPIRTGTHDNTAFGLSLSLDYARQMGDKSFEQLIVTNAKRLYGEDKGCNIAFEPSGHDFLSPCLEEARLMSKVMNQDEYRTWTKAFLPQLFDQNFTIEVAKVSDRSDGHLVHLDGLNFSRATCFKEIGKALPELALNLNALSVQHFNNSFGNITGDDYMGSHWLGTFALYTLIHQ, encoded by the coding sequence ATGAGAAAAATAGGAAGTTTGTTATTTGCGAGTGTATTGTTGTTTTCGTGTACAGAGAAACAACAGCCTTCAAATAATCCCATCAATACAGAAGACCAACCAGCATTAACACTTACAGTAGCTGAGGCGAAGAAGATTATAGAGTTGCCTTTACACTGTATCGAATTAGAATATCCTAACCGATTAGGACAAACACTTGGCAGTAATGATGATCTAAAGAATCCTAAGGCATTGCGTCCTATATTTTATGGATGTTTTGACTGGCATTCTTCAGTACATGGTTTTTGGTCTATTGTTACTTTATTACAGAAGTTTCCGGAGTTAGATGGAGATGGACAGATACGTACTAGATTAAATAATCTGATTACAGATGAGAATGTAGCAGTGGAGTTAGCTTTTTTCCATGACCCTAATAATAAGAACTTTGAACGTACGTATGGTTGGGCATGGCTGTTTCAGCTTCACGGTACTTTGTCTCAATGGCAAGATGCTGATGCGCAACGCTGGGCGAAGACAATAGAGCCATTAGCGAAGATTATGAAAGAGCGTTATGCAGAATACTTACCTAAACTATTATACCCAATACGCACAGGTACACATGACAATACTGCTTTTGGGCTATCACTATCACTAGATTATGCACGTCAGATGGGTGATAAATCATTTGAACAATTAATAGTAACCAATGCTAAACGTCTGTATGGTGAGGATAAGGGGTGTAATATTGCCTTCGAACCTAGTGGACATGACTTTTTATCGCCATGTTTAGAAGAAGCTCGCCTGATGAGTAAAGTAATGAATCAAGATGAGTATCGCACTTGGACTAAGGCGTTCTTACCACAACTATTTGATCAGAATTTTACCATAGAAGTAGCTAAAGTATCTGATCGATCAGACGGACATTTAGTACATTTAGATGGATTGAACTTTAGTAGAGCTACTTGTTTTAAAGAAATAGGGAAGGCATTACCAGAGTTAGCGCTTAATCTGAATGCATTGTCAGTTCAACACTTTAATAATTCGTTTGGCAATATTACAGGAGACGATTATATGGGTAGCCACTGGTTAGGTACTTTTGCCTTGTATACATTAATACACCAGTAA